TCAAAAAGATTTGCTCTAAAAAATCTTCGAGAGGTAAAATAGAATGATATTGTTTGTAGAATAGCAACTGATAGAAAAATTGTTATAACTTTTTTATCAAGTGTTTTAACTACACAAATTAGGTTCTTTAATTCCGTTTTTAGGTTATTCTTAATCAAATCACAAAAGCTTATTATTTTATCCCAAAATTAAGCATTTTAAATCACACCAAAATGTAAAATCTTGACAAAATTTTTAATCCTGCCTATATTAGCACTCGTCTTTTAAGAGTGCTAATCAAATTAAATTTATTAAATAAAAGGAGCGAAAAATGAGCGAAATCAAATTAAAACCACTCGGTGATAGAGTTGTTGTACAACCAGCTGCTGCTGAAGAAAAGACTGCAGGCGGTATTATTCTTCCTGATACTGTTAAGGAGAAACCAGTTGAAGGGACCGTTGTTGCAGTTGGCCCAGGAAAAATTGCTGACGATGGTAAAGCTATCAAAATGGAAGTAAAAGTTGGCGATAAGGTTCTTTATGGTAAATACAGTGGAACTGAAGTTAGCATTAAGGGTGAAGAATATTTGATAATGCGCGAAAGCGATATCTTCGGAATTTTAAGTAAGTAAATAATAACAAAAATTAGAGGAAATAAATTATGGCTAAACTAATTGTATATGATGCAGATGCTCGCACTGGCTTAAAAGCTGGTGTGGACAAATTAGCAAATGCAGTTAAAGTTACTTTAGGTCCAAAAGGACGTAACGTAATTTTAGAAAAAAAATTCGGTGCACCAACTGTTACTAAAGATGGTGTTTCTGTTGCAAAAGAAATTGAACTTGATGACCCGATTGAAAATATGGGTGCTCAAATGGTTCGCGAAGTTGCATCTAAAACGAGTGATGTCGCTGGTGATGGAACAACGACAGCAACTGTTCTTGCACAAGCGATTTATCGTGAAGGTTTAAAAAACGTAACTGCCGGTGCTAATCCTATGGATTTGAAACGTGGAATTGATTTAGCAGTTACTAAAGTTATTGAGTACTTAAAATCTGTTAGCAAAGAAGTTGAAGGAAGAAATGAAATAGCTCAGGTTGGATCGATTTCAGCTAATAATGATAAATCAATTGGTGATCTTATTGCAGATGCTATGGAAAAAGTTGGTAAAGATGGAGTTATTACTGTTGAAGAAAGCAAATCTGCTGAAACAGTTTTAGATGTTGTAGAAGGTATGCAATTCGATCGTGGTTACATTTCTCCTTACTTCGTAACAGATACAGAATCTATGGAAACAGTTTTGGAAGATCCATACATCCTTATTCACGACAAGAAGATCTCAGCTATGAAAGATCTACTTCCAGTGCTTGAAAAAGTTGCACAACAAGGTAAAGCAATGGTAATAATTGCTGAAGATCTTGAAGGCGAAGCTCTAGCAACGTTAGTAGTAAATAAAATTCGCGGAACTCTAAAA
The window above is part of the Ignavibacteriales bacterium genome. Proteins encoded here:
- the groES gene encoding co-chaperone GroES yields the protein MKLKPLGDRVVVQPAAAEEKTAGGIILPDTVKEKPVEGTVVAVGPGKIADDGKAIKMEVKVGDKVLYGKYSGTEVSIKGEEYLIMRESDIFGILSK